From the Mammaliicoccus sciuri genome, the window TCAAAATTTTTCCACACTTCTATTATACAATATTTATAAGTAAATATTGTAATGAAATCTTATAAAAATTTTATTCATCAAAAAATCCCACAAATCTTTGATGATTTGTGGGATTTTCAATTTATAATAATACGTTTCTAATATCTAATACGTTATCTACAATATAATCAGCATGATAATCTTCTAACTCTGCTCTTGCTGACTGACCTTTTAATCCAGTGAGTGTGCCTATAAATGTTGCACCTGTTTTTTGTGCACTCAATAAATCAGCTAATGAATCACCTACTATATATATATCTTGCTCACTAAACACTTGTTCTTGTTCTTTTATATAAGATAAAAATTTCTCTGTGTCATTACCACCATTCGCTACTAAATAGCTAAATGGATTTGGTTTACCGAGTGGTTTAAATTCTGGATAGGTTGTTTCTGCTTTAAGCACTTCTGATGCTGTTCCAATATGGAATTCATCAAATTGTTTTAACCAACCGATTGTCTCAAATGGAACGATTGTTTCTGTTCTTGGTCTACCTGTAGCAATACCAATTTGATATCCTGCTTCTTTTAAATCTTCTAGCAATTGTGTCACTTCATCCACATCAGCTAACACTACTTCTTCTTTTATATAACCATTTTTAAAAGTTGTACGAGGTGTCTTATGTTCAACTTCTTGATATAACTCAGTACCTAAGTACCATTCTTGATAAACTTCTTGTGCAACATCCCAGAACTTACTTTTCAGTTCAAAAATTGAAGCATCTTCTACTTTTAGTTCTTCTTGTGCAAAAGCAATAAGATCATAATAAATATTTTCTTTACCGGAAGTCGCTTTAGATAAAAATCGACGAGGTATTTCTATATTTATTTCTTTACCTACTATTTGT encodes:
- a CDS encoding HAD family hydrolase, whose translation is MKQVLFDVDGVFLSEERCFDVSALTVYEILHSEAYLNLKGTVDIETLDEQDIKQIRKDIFIDDQILNQLKSLGLNSNWDMLFIVISTHLIELLKQAKATNLDLSNVNFDDNTLKNYAQQIVGKEINIEIPRRFLSKATSGKENIYYDLIAFAQEELKVEDASIFELKSKFWDVAQEVYQEWYLGTELYQEVEHKTPRTTFKNGYIKEEVVLADVDEVTQLLEDLKEAGYQIGIATGRPRTETIVPFETIGWLKQFDEFHIGTASEVLKAETTYPEFKPLGKPNPFSYLVANGGNDTEKFLSYIKEQEQVFSEQDIYIVGDSLADLLSAQKTGATFIGTLTGLKGQSARAELEDYHADYIVDNVLDIRNVLL